The proteins below are encoded in one region of Stieleria sp. JC731:
- a CDS encoding peroxiredoxin has protein sequence MSVLVAQQAPDFKAQAVMPDGQFKEVSLSDYKGKYVLLFFWPLDFTFVCPTEIIAFSDREKDFSDLGVQILGVSIDSHFTHLAWTNTARDQGGIGKTSYPLISDLNKQISRDYDVLLDGGVALRGLFLIDQEGLVRHQVVNDLPLGRSVDEALRMVKALQYFEKNGEVCPANWQEGARTIKPNVDDSKEFFGAEYAG, from the coding sequence ATGAGCGTTTTAGTCGCACAGCAAGCGCCCGACTTCAAAGCACAAGCGGTCATGCCCGACGGGCAATTCAAAGAAGTTTCACTTAGTGATTACAAAGGCAAGTACGTCTTGCTGTTTTTCTGGCCACTGGACTTCACGTTCGTCTGCCCAACGGAAATCATCGCCTTCTCGGACCGAGAAAAAGATTTCTCAGACCTAGGCGTTCAGATCTTGGGCGTTTCGATCGACAGCCACTTCACCCACTTGGCTTGGACCAACACGGCGCGTGACCAAGGCGGTATCGGCAAGACTTCTTATCCATTGATTTCGGATTTGAACAAGCAAATCTCGCGTGACTACGACGTCCTGCTCGATGGCGGTGTCGCACTTCGTGGTTTGTTCTTGATCGATCAAGAAGGCCTCGTACGCCACCAAGTCGTCAACGATCTCCCATTGGGACGAAGTGTTGATGAAGCACTTCGAATGGTCAAAGCACTTCAGTACTTCGAAAAGAACGGCGAAGTTTGCCCAGCGAATTGGCAAGAAGGTGCCCGCACGATCAAGCCAAACGTCGACGACAGCAAAGAGTTCTTTGGTGCCGAGTACGCGGGCTAA
- a CDS encoding CPXCG motif-containing cysteine-rich protein, which produces MSRNLAAHFVQHCVNATVSKYPQGKTEQIISGQSFNGVTMDETNSGESIERLDESGKTELVQSEFYESQSENFDGEGSYICENCGEEIVIPLDPIEGSSQSYVEDCPVCCTPMVIHVNFDGAHAIVWAESEQDRY; this is translated from the coding sequence TTGTCGAGAAATCTTGCCGCCCACTTCGTACAACACTGTGTGAACGCGACGGTTTCGAAATATCCACAAGGGAAGACGGAACAAATTATCAGCGGCCAATCCTTTAATGGTGTCACCATGGATGAAACCAATTCTGGCGAGTCGATCGAACGTCTTGATGAGTCCGGCAAAACGGAACTCGTCCAATCAGAATTCTACGAATCGCAATCGGAGAACTTCGACGGCGAGGGCAGCTACATCTGCGAAAACTGTGGCGAAGAAATCGTGATCCCGCTGGATCCCATCGAAGGCTCATCGCAAAGCTATGTCGAAGACTGCCCGGTGTGTTGCACCCCGATGGTGATTCACGTTAATTTCGATGGCGCACACGCGATCGTTTGGGCCGAATCGGAACAAGACCGGTATTAG
- a CDS encoding histone deacetylase, whose product MDKYRRLRRHVATSDIHRADVLLVPPAATDQQLLLCHDEGYVDRVKSGGLSKSEIRRIGFPWSEKMVERSRRSTGATIAAALAALQDGLAANLAGGTHHAFSDAGEGYCVFNDAAVAIRVLQTEKVIGRACVIDLDVHQGNGTASILAGDQSAVTLSMHGAKNFPLRKFPSDIDVPLDDGTEDDAYMASLEVALGALDDLHRAKPFELAIYLAGADPFEGDRLGRMKLSKEGLKRRDSMALRWCRERSLPVAIAMSGGYAPEIDDIVSIHAATLEIASAICRG is encoded by the coding sequence ATGGACAAGTATCGGCGACTGCGACGGCATGTTGCAACTAGTGACATCCATCGGGCGGATGTGCTGCTGGTTCCACCGGCCGCGACGGATCAGCAACTGCTGCTCTGTCATGATGAGGGCTATGTTGATCGTGTCAAATCGGGCGGTTTGTCGAAATCTGAAATTCGTCGAATCGGGTTCCCTTGGTCTGAAAAGATGGTGGAGCGTTCGCGGCGGAGCACGGGAGCCACCATTGCGGCGGCGCTTGCGGCTTTGCAGGATGGATTGGCTGCGAACTTAGCCGGCGGCACGCACCACGCATTTTCAGACGCAGGCGAAGGCTACTGTGTGTTCAACGACGCTGCTGTCGCGATTCGCGTTCTACAAACGGAAAAAGTTATCGGTCGAGCCTGTGTGATCGATTTGGATGTTCATCAAGGTAACGGGACAGCTTCTATTTTGGCGGGCGATCAATCCGCGGTCACACTTTCGATGCATGGCGCAAAGAACTTTCCGCTGCGCAAATTTCCCAGCGATATCGATGTGCCTTTGGATGATGGGACTGAAGACGATGCTTATATGGCATCCTTAGAAGTCGCTCTGGGCGCGCTTGATGACTTGCATCGAGCGAAACCATTCGAATTAGCTATTTATCTGGCGGGGGCCGACCCATTTGAAGGAGATCGACTTGGGCGGATGAAGCTATCTAAAGAAGGTTTGAAACGTCGCGATTCGATGGCGCTTCGTTGGTGTCGCGAGAGGTCCTTGCCAGTCGCCATCGCGATGAGCGGAGGCTACGCGCCTGAAATCGACGACATCGTTTCGATTCACGCGGCCACCTTGGAAATCGCATCGGCAATCTGTCGGGGATAA
- a CDS encoding FKBP-type peptidyl-prolyl cis-trans isomerase, whose translation MADRSLFIALLGGLLLLTGCSSGYGPSNYDADAPTEFTTTESGLKYRILRKSDKRKPKETSHVKVHYIGTLDDGTVFDSTYERGKPATLNLYNVVKGWREGMQLIGEGGMIELEIPSELGYGELGQRNAVPPNSTIHFIVELVRVFD comes from the coding sequence ATGGCCGATCGATCCCTGTTTATTGCCCTGCTGGGCGGGCTATTGTTACTCACCGGATGCTCGTCCGGGTATGGTCCATCCAATTATGATGCTGATGCGCCAACCGAGTTCACGACGACGGAATCCGGTTTGAAATACAGGATTCTTCGCAAGAGCGACAAACGAAAGCCAAAAGAAACCAGCCATGTGAAAGTGCACTACATCGGCACACTGGACGATGGCACGGTGTTTGACAGTACTTACGAACGCGGAAAGCCAGCCACATTGAACCTCTACAATGTCGTTAAAGGTTGGCGTGAAGGGATGCAGCTAATCGGTGAAGGCGGAATGATCGAGTTGGAGATTCCGTCTGAACTCGGCTATGGCGAACTCGGGCAACGCAATGCCGTCCCCCCGAATTCAACGATTCACTTCATCGTCGAACTGGTCCGGGTCTTCGACTGA